One Stratiformator vulcanicus genomic window, GCCCGCAATCGCTGCCGCAGGCACACAGGCACGAAGTGCCCTCATCCGCCTTCGGCACCTTCTCCCGAGAGGAGAAGGCCCGCGGATGCTGCCGCTGGAGGAATTGGTTCGACAAGCCGCGCACGAAGTAAGCGGATCGATCGCGTCTTGCCGATCGCATTCCGCTCACCTTGCGTAATCGGCTCAACCGATAGAGATGGCAGAGGCCAGCTCTGTGTTCCTTTGCGCGCGGTGGATTATGTCGAAACAGCATTCGTCGAACGAAGCCCGGCTCAACGGTGATGTGACCGAGCGGGTCCGTTCCCAGTATGAGCAACTCCCGTATCCGCACCGTGAGCCCGCTGACGAACGCAAGCGGCTTTGCATGACCGAACTCGACGACTTAAATATCGTCAATCATTACTGTTTCGGCGGTGAGCGTGATCTTTCCGGCGGCCTGCGGATTCTCGTCGCCGGCGGGGGCACCGGGGACTCACTCGTCTTTCTGGCCGAGCAGCTTCGTGACACCCCGTCCGAGTTGGTGTATGTCGACCTCAGTGACGCCGCAATGAAGATCGCCCGCGAGCGGGTTCGCATCCGTGGTCTCGACTCCCTCGTCCAATGGCATCGCCGATCGCTGCTTGACATCGCTGAGATGGATTTCGAACCGTTCGACTTCATTAATTGCTCGGGGGTGCTGCACCATCTGGAGAATCCGGCTGACGGACTCGCCGCGTTGAAATCGGTTTTGAAGCCGGACGGCGGAATGGCGTTGATGGTATACGGTGAGATGGGGCGGACCGGGGTCTATCAGATTCAACGGCTGATGCGGATCGCTGCGGCGAACGCGAGTTCTGAGCAGGAGAAGATTGATCTGACACGCACGATGCTGTCGAACCTGCCGAAGACGAACTGGTTTGTCGCCGGTGGCGGGTTGAATTCCCTGACCGCAGACAGCAGCGATGCCGAGATATACGACCTCTTTCTGCACAGTCAGGACCGCCCATTTTCGGTCGATGAGCTTTACGGTTGGGTCGAAGAGGCCGGGCTGCACGTGGCTGAGTTCACGATGCAAAACCGAATGCTCTACGAACCGGCGTTTCTACTCGGCGATTCAAATTTGGTCGAAGAGTTAAGCAGCCTGCCCGATCGTCAGCGGCGGGCCGCGGGCGAACTGATCAGCGGTTCGATCGCGAAGCACAACTTCTGGGTCTCCGCGCGGGCTGAATCGAAGGTCGACGGGATTCGAGCTGAATATGTGCCTTGCCTGTCTCAACTGGGGCAGCAATACGACGTGCTGACCGCCATCGAGCAGGCGAAAACGCCGAACGTTTCGATTCAGGTCAACCTGCAGAATGGCAGCTCGGTCAAGCTGGCGATCGCGATGAACGACAGTCTGCGGGCGATGGCGAAGCTGATCGACGGTTCGCGATCGCTACTGGAGATCGTCGTGGCGATCGTCGGCCCGGGGGCGTCCCGTGAGAAAATCGATCGTGTGTGGAGCGAACTTCAGATCGCCATCGGCACGCTGCGGCAGATCGACTTTATCGTGTTCCGGCAGAAAGTCGATCGCCGCACGCAGGCCGCGTGAAGGTTGAATTTCACGAGCACCACAAGCCGTGCACGAAGTAAGCGGATCGCAATTGCCTGGGTATTCAATCGCCTCGCCGGGACGGCTGAAGCGCCGTCCCAAGCCTCCAATAATGATAGCCCGACGCGCCAGCGAGGCTGTGAGATTGCGGCGGAAGGCTCTGCGGGGCGTCCCTCACGCCGCCCGCCATGATCGAGGGCTTGAGCGACGGCAGCCATACAAGCCGTCGGATAATCGCTGGTTGATCGACCATCGGCTTGCGCCATTGGCTGGCATGGAACGCTTCTCGTCGACGCCGTGCGATCAATCGCTTCCGGGGGCGGCGAAAGCGCCGTCCCCGGCCACCCGAAGCCAAAACAAGCCGCGCACGAAGTAAGCGGATTAGAGTCTCTTCGATCCGCTTACTTCGTGCGCGGCTTGTACCTCTCAGGGTCGGTGATCGGACGCCCTTCAACGGAAAAACGCCGGCCGCGGAGGTCCGCGGCCGGCGTGTCAGGTTCGTCCTAAATCATTCGGAGAGGGGATTAACCGAGAAGACTTAGAACCTGCTGCGGGTTCTGGTTGGCGATTGCGAGAACCGAAATCGCCGACTGGCTGAGGATCTGGGCCTTCGTGAGTTGGGCCGTTTCTTCAGCGAAGTCGGTATCGACGATCTGGCTTCGGGCTTCGGAGATGTTCTCCAAAGCAACGCCGAGCGTCGAAATGTTGGTATCGATCACGTTCGCCTGGACGGCACCGAGACGACCCCGGAGTGACGACACGCGGGTGATCGACTGCTCGATGATCGAGACAAGCGTTTCGCCCGAGACGCCGCCTTGGCCGACGTCGAGCAGGCTCTTGCCCTTACCGGTGCCCAATTCGAAGAGCTTACCGGTGATGCCGCCGAGTCGGGCCGTGTTGACGGCTTCGATCCCGATGCCGATCTGACCACTCGGCGAGACTTCCTGGCCGATCTGGAACAGGCTACCGCCGCCGGTGATCGAAATGCTGGCCGATTCATCGGCCACGTTCGAAGCTTCGGCGAAGCTGATCGTCGCATCGAGCGTACTGGTTCGAAGCGTCGCATCGAGACCACGGCCGTAAGCCGACTGACCGTTGATCGTCACGGCGATGTCGACACCGGTGTCGGCACTGCTGACGGTCGTGTAGTCGGCGTCGGTCGTCGCGAACGAGCCGTCCAGCACGTTGATGTTGACCGACTCGGCCGACCCGTATTCTGCACTGCGGAGTTCGAGCGTCGTGCCGTTCGTCGCATCGAGATTAGTCGAGGCCAATGCTCGGACCAAAGTCGTGTTGTCCGACCCGGTCGCCGATCGAACGTCGAGGGCATCGGCAACGGTCGTCGTGCCGTCGGCGAGCGTCTCGGTCGTCTCACCTTGCAGCGCGGTGATGACATCAGCCAATGTCGAGGTCAGAGCCCCGTTTGCGTCGGTCGCGAGACTGACGGTGATCGTCGTATCGTCGCCACTTGTCGACGTTGCGATCG contains:
- a CDS encoding class I SAM-dependent methyltransferase → MSKQHSSNEARLNGDVTERVRSQYEQLPYPHREPADERKRLCMTELDDLNIVNHYCFGGERDLSGGLRILVAGGGTGDSLVFLAEQLRDTPSELVYVDLSDAAMKIARERVRIRGLDSLVQWHRRSLLDIAEMDFEPFDFINCSGVLHHLENPADGLAALKSVLKPDGGMALMVYGEMGRTGVYQIQRLMRIAAANASSEQEKIDLTRTMLSNLPKTNWFVAGGGLNSLTADSSDAEIYDLFLHSQDRPFSVDELYGWVEEAGLHVAEFTMQNRMLYEPAFLLGDSNLVEELSSLPDRQRRAAGELISGSIAKHNFWVSARAESKVDGIRAEYVPCLSQLGQQYDVLTAIEQAKTPNVSIQVNLQNGSSVKLAIAMNDSLRAMAKLIDGSRSLLEIVVAIVGPGASREKIDRVWSELQIAIGTLRQIDFIVFRQKVDRRTQAA